The Papilio machaon chromosome 15, ilPapMach1.1, whole genome shotgun sequence region tgaaatatttgcaaaacatTTAGAGGAGGTTTATCATAATCCAGTGTGATCAAAATAACGTTCCTGTCTGTTGCGTAATAACGCATAATATACTCTGTACATagaatttaaacaaagattCATTCGAACCACTAGATTGAGACAAAAAAGGCGATGTATGTGGTTTTATACATTGACTTTATTAggacaattatattaaatatttatgattaatttaaatgaaaacaattgtaattgtttaaaagttatattaaatacaaaatctaAATCGTGCAACAGAATTTTCTACCTGACAAACAATtgataaacaatttttgatCTCCATCGTTTTACACAAGAAAAATACATTCATAAgttattaagatataaatttaaaaacactgtttaattaatcaaaactaCTTTTGCCAGCAATGAAGTTTCCTGGCGCATTGGGATCTTCACTTAAGAAATACTCATCCCACAATTTTTGGAAGTCTGTCAAGGAGATTTTTGACTTTCCTTGCGCTAGCTTTTGGAAAGCTGCCACAGCATCTTCCTTGCTCGTGCCTGCTATTGATCCGGCAGCTACATAATCGTCACTGTCGATAAAGCCGTCGTTATTGAAATCCTGCATTTTGAAGACAAACTTGCAGTATTGGCTCAACCATTCGCGGTCCGCAGCGCTCTTGCTAATAGTGTCCCACATCGTGACCCATTCGTCAGCACTTACTTCACCATCATTGTTTGCATCTCCAGCCTTTTGTAAGGCATTCCACACCAAATCGGTCATGTCCATGGATTCCTTGTACAAGGCGTCACCCTCCTTCCATCCCCGCTGTTTCGTCATGGTTTCGGCGGCTAACTGAAAGTCCTTCTTGTCTATGGTACCGCTGCCATCTTTGTCCAAGAACTTGTACATATGCAGTAACTTCTTCCTTCTGAAGTCGGACACCATTTTGAATGCGATCTGATGTATGTTTACTAACGTGTTCAGTTGTCGCTCCTTATATACTGGATGGATTAGTCCATAATTACCCTAGACATTTagattaagattattttataaatatcattgtGACTAACCAAATATAAGTGTTGTATTGAAAACCTAAAGCATATgataaacttattatttagCATAATCTCGAgtagcaaaaatattattaaaacataatatagacTAATGAAAATAGAGTAAATACCTATACCTATAAGAAGACTATAAGATGATCTCACACTTTTTACCTTGAAGAGAAAGCCTGTCAACAAAAAATTGCTGAAAGAAGGCAGTGAGTTAAAGGATCCAAGTCTGTCCAGGTGATAACGCCGACTAGATTCGAACCCGTCTCACCGCGAATACAGCCATATAAGCACTCGCCTGAAGAAGCTCCCGACGGGTTCGAAACAAGTCGATGCCGTAACCGGTGTTTAGATATGAGCGTTAgctatttttaagaattttatagACAAACTAGCGGtctcccgcgacttcgtcagcgcagaaaaaAAAGCGGCCTATAATTTGCCAGCTTGCAACAGCTACCTTCCCttaaagtcccgtcaaaatcggtccagccgttcggGAGATTATCCGGAACAAGCGCAGCCatgcaaacaaacatatagacagacagaaaataataataaagattgtTTTTTCGTTAACAGCTACGCAAATACACcctgtgtacgaaatatgaatagtttttcgaacattacataaatacactccaatgtattattatgtttactttTGTTATGTATAGATGTATATAGATAATGTTTCAAGTTTTGTGGCATCGACATTGTACAATATTTGTGTTTGTCTGTTAGTTATACTGTTGTTCACAATCGATTAGATATGAATgtccttaaataataattcaagattaattgttttgtaatcATTTGTTGACGAAGCATATCGAATAAAtcgaataaaaaagaaaaaatagaataatatgaCTAGATATTTCACGGCCAATAACAAAATTCTAACAGGACTGAGTTTTGGCAATAAGAAATATTCGCACGACAGTCCTCGATAGATAATCAACTCTCAAatcaaaatttactttatgttttcaaatacgagtattttgcaaataaataaacaaaaatcctGACAAAGCAACTACTGTACAGTGTTGGTGTTGGACCAGTGAATTCTTGCAGATTGTTGCATATAATTAAAgatgatataatatttattaactgttAGTGACAAGGCAGAAGTGGCTTGTGACGATGCACTATGATTACAAGTCAGATAAGActgcaataataaaaaaaatatcttaccgAAGAGTACTATGTATGGtatagtatgttttaaatgcaTATAGAAGAATTGGCAGAGATGTGTCTTGGTGGCatctaataaaaatgtgtaacTACTGTATACCGGTCTCGCTTAaaagcgttttttttttttcaaaaggactatatttttaaaaactttatttttagacAAATCGAATAAGAATGCaagatttcaaaaaataatgacgTAATGTGAAGAAGCGtcttcattaatattatttaataatatacaaacaattgtaaaaacacatattttCATACACACTAATAAATAAGGATATTTTCATGATTCTAGCATCCATTCCATCGCACTTGAATtgtaaatgttgaaaaaatgtCTACTTCCACTACAGCTACACACAGATTAAAAAGTCGACGTTCCAAAGATGAAGTTTCCGGGTGCGCTAGGGTCTTCTGCCGCGAAGAACTCCCTCCAGAGTTCTTGGAACTCCGCCCAAGAAATAGTAGACTTGCCTTTCGACATCTTCTGGAAAGCGGTCACCGCCTGATCTTTGCTTCCACCGAATGAAACGCAAACTGACGAAAACTCCTCACTGTCAATGGCGCCATCGCTGGTGGCGTCCTGTAGCTGAAAGATAAACTTGCAGTACTGACTCTGCCAGGCGTGCGCCGAGGACGGGTTCTGGGCGAAGGCGTCCCACATTGCGATCCATTCATCGACGGTGACAGCCCCGTCTTTGTCCGCGTCTGCCACACTTTCTAAGTCACTCCACACCTTGAGGAGAGTATCAAAAGTCTCCTTGTACTTGGCGTCTCCCTGCTTCCATCCTcttgaatttgaaatatttaccgCCGCCTGCTCAAAGTCTTTCTTCTCCACGGCTCCGCTGGCATCCTTGTCAAAGAATCTATGCAAGAATAACAGCttcttttttctaaattcGGATACCATTTTGATTCAGTTAGTCAGGTATATTTTGTAGATCTGCTTACGTGTTTAGACATTGCCTTTTTTATATACgactttcatttaatattgatgCAAGATAAACTTCGCTATCTATCTGCATTGCGGAGAACTTGTTATTTTACAGAGTAGTTAATGAAGAAATAGATAATtgattatattacttttaatgatAAGTTTTCTTCTCTTCGTCGTGATACGAATTCGTATTCATCATTAGCTTAAAATTACTCTTAACTATACCAAATTTATGTTTCATGATCCTAACTAAACATTACATGTAAAGTTGTTAAGGCAGACAGATGGTagctgtaattattttaaactttacaagTTACAAGATTCTAGCACTTCCAAGAAAAACAGCCTCAAGATTAACTTACACACAACATTATTATGTGTATTCACAAGCTGAGgaaaaaacctttattataattaacattattaaatgctCGTATCTGTCTACTCTGTTGGATAGCTATTCTGTGCCTAATCTGCATCGATAATGATCTTCTGGAAATTATCACAATCTTTTAGTATATGAATAAATCTGATTGATCTACTTAAAAGGAGTCTTCGATTTTGAATCTTATTAAAGGCTAGAATTGAACCTTACTGAGttctaatgaaatataaatttatgctAAATGCATCAATAGACATAACAAAAACctagaataaaacaaacagatttttaaaacctcatctttttatttatcgaGATATCAAAAGTTATACATAGAAAATTTCTTTTACGTTAACAAATAATGAGAATAATTcaaattcttaaattttactaccataaagatttaattaaaattaacgaaaTGTCCTTCTGTTAACACGTGCAATAAATATTCTTTcaacgaaaataattaaaaactagacCTGCCGAAGATGAAGTTTCCTGGAGCGTTCGGGTCTTCggtaacaaaatattctttCCACAATTCCTGA contains the following coding sequences:
- the LOC106718304 gene encoding calexcitin-2-like; translation: MVSEFRKKKLLFLHRFFDKDASGAVEKKDFEQAAVNISNSRGWKQGDAKYKETFDTLLKVWSDLESVADADKDGAVTVDEWIAMWDAFAQNPSSAHAWQSQYCKFIFQLQDATSDGAIDSEEFSSVCVSFGGSKDQAVTAFQKMSKGKSTISWAEFQELWREFFAAEDPSAPGNFIFGTSTF
- the LOC106718284 gene encoding calexcitin-2, whose amino-acid sequence is MVSDFRRKKLLHMYKFLDKDGSGTIDKKDFQLAAETMTKQRGWKEGDALYKESMDMTDLVWNALQKAGDANNDGEVSADEWVTMWDTISKSAADREWLSQYCKFVFKMQDFNNDGFIDSDDYVAAGSIAGTSKEDAVAAFQKLAQGKSKISLTDFQKLWDEYFLSEDPNAPGNFIAGKSSFD